A region of Nakaseomyces glabratus chromosome E, complete sequence DNA encodes the following proteins:
- the EPA2 gene encoding EPA2 (CAGL0E06666g~Putative adhesin-like cell wall protein (adhesin cluster I); predicted GPI-anchor), protein MEIFSYNYKKKYHTRNILFEPNMNWKIALFCWTFFLQALNAQNLGAMQSDKYFPKSKDPTSFPMGCSPQVLKTQPGLAVKLYSYGHPVPGCAYNTYQYPDFPRSGYKKERKLADITGVNGRIDIDLKPNDPCRVLSGNLPSNYNYQNTLTYTNFTMILYGYFQPKVTGYHTFNLEADDLLFMNLGAGNAFDCCRAESTLDNFGNYQSYSIWGTDKATADLTVFLVSGIYYPIRLFYVNRDNNAVLDFSFSTEFNKEIIHDFTSYFFSASDEEQCPGNINYNYHCADVKSSTILTSSTTVDKQEGNIVPITKTIYEIGVPCDPEQPTQKCEGEFYNPIRDVCEPLPTPSQENKSSSSSSSSSSSSSSSSSSSSSPSVNPSSVNPSSVNPSSKPVDPSPADPSHNPSSVNPSSVNPSSVNPSSVNPSSKPADPSPADPSHNPSSVNPSSVNPSSKPVDPSPADPSHNPSSVNPSSVNPSSVNPSSVNPSSKPADPSPADPSHNPSSVNPSSVNPSSKPVDPSPADPSSVNPSSVNPSSVNPSSVNPSSVNPSSKPVDPSPADPSHNPSSVNPSSVNPSSVNPSSVNPSSKPADPSPADPSHNPSSVNPSSVNPSSKPVDPSPADPSHNPSSVNPSSVNPSSVNPSSKPADPSPADPSHNPSSVNPSSVNPSSVNPSSVIPSSVNPSSVNPSSVNPSSKPVDPSPADPSHNPSSVNPSSVNPSSKPADPSPADPSHNPSSVNPSSVNPSSVNPSSKPADPSPADPSSVNPSSVNPSSVNPSSKPADPSPADPSHNPSSVNPSSVNPSSVNPSSKPADPSPADPSHNPSSVNPSSVNPSSVNPSPSIVSPSISTRTVTLSNGSTTTVTVTVTPPSPNGGSSNSNTDSFSLPPPYTTTVSKSTTTETDIVSFFPSTDSDGHTRTGTTTITLTGSKPGNNGDSDSFSLPPPYTTTVSKSTTTETDIVSFFPSTDSDGHTRTGTTTITLTGSKPGNNGDSDSFSLPPPYTTTVSKSTTTETDIVSFFPSTDSDGHTRTGTTTITLTGSKPGNNGDSDSFSLPPPYTTTVSKSTTTETDIVSFFPSTDSDGHTRTGTTTITLTGSKPGNNGDSDSFSLPPPYTTTVSKSTTTITLTGSKPSNNGNVGTSSVPPVGNIAITPSVSTRTVTFTNGIISTITTTIRPPSPNGGGSGNNGNTPSPNGGGSGNNGNTPSPNGGGSGNNGNTPSPNGGGSGNNGNTPSPNGGGSGNTGNTPSPNGGGSGNNGNTPSPNGGGSGNNGNTPSPNGGGSGNNGNTPSPNGGGSGNNGNTPSPNGGGSGNTGNTPSPNGGGSGNNGNTPSPNGGGSGNNGNTPSPNGGGSGNNGNTPSPNGSGSGNNGNGNLSPSISTSITSVQSVPSIFKGEGFRAAHLSSIFIWTIITVLVAPILV, encoded by the coding sequence ATGGAAATTTTCTCTtataattacaaaaaaaaatatcatacAAGAAACATACTATTTGAACCTAATATGAACTGGAAAATAGCACTGTTTTGTTGGACGTTCTTTCTGCAGGCATTGAACGCCCAAAATTTAGGTGCAATGCAAAGTGATAAATACTTTCCTAAATCCAAGGATCCGACAAGTTTTCCAATGGGTTGTTCACCCCAAGTACTAAAAACACAGCCGGGTTTGGCTGTGAAACTGTACTCCTATGGGCATCCAGTACCAGGCTGTGCATATAATACCTACCAATATCCAGATTTCCCCAGGTCAGGCTACAAAAAAGAGCGCAAACTCGCTGACATTACAGGAGTAAACGGAAGAATTGATATTGACTTGAAGCCTAACGATCCTTGTCGTGTGTTAAGTGGTAATCTTCCAAGCAACTACAATTATCAAAACACATTAACTTACACAAACTTTACAATGATATTATATGGCTATTTTCAGCCAAAGGTGACCGGCTACCACACGTTTAACCTTGAAGCCGACGATTTGTTATTTATGAATCTTGGTGCTGGAAATGCATTTGATTGTTGTAGAGCCGAATCAACGTTAGACAATTTTGGTAATTATCAGTCGTATTCGATTTGGGGAACTGACAAGGCTACAGCTGATCTTACtgtatttcttgtttctgGCATATACTATCCTATTAGATTGTTCTATGTGAATAGGGACAACAATGCAGTTTtagatttttctttcagtaCAGAATTTAATAAGGAAATCATTCATGACTTTACCAGCTATTTTTTCTCTGCTTCTGATGAAGAGCAATGTCCAGGTAATATTAACTATAACTACCACTGCGCTGATGTGAAATCATCAACTATTTTAACCTCTAGTACAACTGTTGACAAACAGGAAGGAAATATTGTCCCTAttacaaaaacaatttaCGAAATTGGTGTCCCATGTGATCCAGAACAGCCAACACAAAAATGTGAAGGTGAATTTTATAACCCCATTAGAGATGTATGTGAACCTCTTCCAACACCAAgtcaagaaaataaatcatCTAGCAGCTCCTCCTCATCTTCCAGCAGCAGctcttcctcatcttccAGCAGCAGCTCCCCCTCAGTCAACCCATCATCCGTTAACCCATCCTCTGTCAACCCTTCAAGCAAGCCAGTTgatccttctccagctgACCCATCACACAACCCATCTTCCGTTAACCCATCCTCAgtcaacccatcttctgtgaacCCATCCTCTGTCAACCCTTCAAGCAAGCCGGCCgatccttctccagctgACCCATCACAcaacccatcttctgtgaacCCATCCTCTGTCAACCCTTCAAGCAAGCCAGTTgatccttctccagctgACCCATCACACAACCCATCTTCCGTTAACCCATCCTCAgtcaacccatcttctgtgaacCCATCCTCTGTCAACCCTTCAAGCAAGCCGGCCgatccttctccagctgACCCATCACAcaacccatcttctgtgaacCCATCCTCTGTCAACCCTTCAAGCAAGCCAGTTgatccttctccagctgACCCATCTTCAGTTAACCCATCTTCCGTTAACCCATCCTCAGTCAACCCATCATCCGTTAACCCATCCTCTGTCAACCCTTCAAGCAAGCCAGTTgatccttctccagctgACCCATCACACAACCCATCTTCCGTTAACCCATCCTCAgtcaacccatcttctgtgaacCCATCCTCTGTCAACCCTTCAAGCAAGCCGGCCgatccttctccagctgACCCATCACAcaacccatcttctgtgaacCCATCCTCTGTCAACCCTTCAAGCAAGCCAGTTgatccttctccagctgACCCATCACACAACCCATCTTCCGTTAACCCGTCTTCTGTGAACCCATCCTCTGTCAACCCTTCAAGCAAGCCGGCCgatccttctccagctgACCCATCACAcaacccatcttctgtgaacCCATCCTCAGTCAACCCATCATCCGTTaacccatcttctgtgATCCCATCATCCgtcaacccatcttctgtgaacCCATCCTCTGTCAACCCTTCAAGCAAGCCAGTTgatccttctccagctgACCCATCACAcaacccatcttctgtgaacCCATCCTCTGTCAACCCTTCAAGCAAGCCGGCTgatccttctccagctgACCCATCACAcaacccatcttctgtgaacccatcttctgtgaacCCATCCTCTGTCAACCCATCAAGCAAGCCGGCTgatccttctccagctgACCCATCTTCAGTTaacccatcttctgtgaacCCATCCTCTGTCAACCCTTCAAGCAAGCCGGCTgatccttctccagctgACCCATCACACAACCCATCTTCCGTTAACCCGTCTTCTGTGAACCCATCCTCTGTCAACCCTTCAAGCAAGCCGGCCgatccttctccagctgACCCATCACAcaacccatcttctgtgaacccatcttccgtcaacccatcttctgtgaacCCATCTCCTAGCATTGTCAgtccttcaatttcaacaAGAACGGTTACTTTATCCAACGGTAGCACCACAACTGTTACAGTTACTGTAACCCCACCTTCTCCAAATGGCGGTAGTTCAAACAGCAACACCGACTCCTTCTCACTGCCTCCACCATACACCACAACCGTCTCCAAGAGCACCACCACAGAaacagacatcgtctccttCTTCCCATccaccgactccgacggcCACACCCGCACaggcaccaccaccatcaccCTGACTGGCAGCAAGCCCGGCAACAACGGCGACTCCGACTCCTTCTCACTGCCTCCACCATACACCACAACCGTCTCCAAGAGCACCACCACAGAaacagacatcgtctccttCTTCCCATccaccgactccgacggcCACACCCGCACaggcaccaccaccatcaccCTGACTGGCAGCAAGCCCGGCAACAACGGCGACTCCGACTCCTTCTCACTGCCTCCACCATACACCACAACCGTCTCCAAGAGCACCACCACAGAaacagacatcgtctccttCTTCCCATccaccgactccgacggcCACACCCGCACaggcaccaccaccatcaccCTGACTGGCAGCAAGCCCGGCAACAACGGCGACTCCGACTCCTTCTCACTGCCTCCACCATACACCACAACCGTCTCCAAGAGCACCACCACAGAaacagacatcgtctccttCTTCCCATccaccgactccgacggcCACACCCGCACaggcaccaccaccatcaccCTGACTGGCAGCAAGCCCGGCAACAACGGCGACTCCGACTCCTTCTCACTGCCTCCACCATACACCACAACCGTCTCCAAgagcaccaccaccatcaccCTGACTGGCAGCAAGCCCAGTAACAACGGCAATGTTGGTACTTCCAGTGTCCCACCAGTTGGTAATATAGCGATCACACCTTCAGTCTCGACAAGAACGGTTACTTTCACAAATGGAATAATATCAACCATTACTACCACTATTAGGccaccatctccaaacggcggtggttctggcaacaacggcaacacaccatctccaaacggcggtggttctggcaacaacggcaacacaccatctccaaacggcggtggttctggcaacaacggcaacacaccatctccaaacggcggtggttccggcaacaacggcaacacaccatctccaaacggcggtggttctggcaacaCCGGCAAcacaccatctccaaacggcggtggttctggcaacaacggcaacacaccatctccaaacggcggtggttccggcaacaacggcaacacaccatctccaaacggcggtggttccggcaacaacggcaacacaccatctccaaacggcggtggttctggcaacaacggcaacacaccatctccaaacggcggtggttctggcaacaCCGGCAAcacaccatctccaaacggcggtggttctggcaacaacggcaacacaccatctccaaacggcggtggttctggcaacaacggcaacacaccatctccaaacggcggtggttctggcaacaacggcaacacaccatctccaaacggcagtggttctggcaacaacggcaatGGTAATCTATCACCTTCAATATCTACTTCTATTACTAGTGTGCAATCTGTACCATCGATATTCAAAGGTGAAGGATTTAGGGCTGCTCATTTATCGTCAATATTTATCTGGACTATCATAACAGTATTGGTTGCTCCAATATTAGTATAG